Proteins encoded within one genomic window of Dyadobacter chenhuakuii:
- a CDS encoding fumarylacetoacetate hydrolase family protein, whose translation MKLYKTENGILLESDDLFYRLHETDWDVAVNRDDLYDWLEIQIESLIPITFTDDIPMPEILAPIGSQEVWASGVTYFRSRTARMEESEKAGGGSFYDRVYEAERPELFFKSTAWRVIGNHGTVRIRRDSTWDVPEPELTLFASSSGTLVGYTIGNDMSSRSIEGENPLYLPQAKSYTGSAAIGPCLYVPEFPLGENTVIDIAIVRSGEEVFSGEVTLSQMKRKPDELLRYLFLEMAFPHGAYLMTGTGIIPPSDFTLQQGDIIHISIEPIGTLTNVVG comes from the coding sequence ATGAAGTTATATAAAACAGAAAACGGCATCCTGCTGGAAAGCGACGATCTTTTTTATCGTTTGCATGAAACCGACTGGGACGTTGCTGTGAACCGGGATGATCTGTACGATTGGCTCGAAATACAAATTGAAAGCCTCATTCCGATCACATTCACAGACGATATTCCAATGCCGGAAATCCTCGCGCCGATTGGTTCTCAGGAAGTTTGGGCGTCCGGAGTGACTTATTTCAGAAGCCGCACGGCCCGCATGGAGGAATCTGAAAAAGCAGGCGGCGGCAGTTTTTATGACCGCGTGTATGAAGCCGAAAGACCCGAGCTTTTCTTCAAATCGACCGCCTGGCGGGTTATAGGCAACCACGGAACCGTCCGCATCCGCCGGGATTCTACCTGGGATGTGCCCGAGCCCGAACTCACATTATTTGCCTCCTCATCCGGAACATTGGTGGGTTACACCATTGGAAATGATATGAGTTCCAGAAGCATTGAAGGTGAAAATCCTTTGTATCTACCTCAGGCTAAGTCTTATACGGGAAGCGCAGCCATTGGTCCGTGCCTGTATGTGCCGGAATTTCCGCTTGGCGAGAATACGGTGATCGACATTGCCATTGTCCGCTCAGGCGAAGAAGTTTTCAGCGGCGAAGTGACATTATCCCAGATGAAACGCAAGCCCGACGAACTACTCCGTTATCTTTTCCTCGAAATGGCTTTCCCGCACGGCGCTTACCTTATGACCGGCACCGGCATCATCCCCCCATCCGATTTCACATTACAACAAGGCGATATCATTCACATTTCCATCGAGCCCATCGGCACATTGACCAATGTGGTCGGCTGA